In Streptomyces erythrochromogenes, the DNA window GTCCGGCGGCGCGGATGCGGATCGGGGTACGGGCCTGGCTGGGCCCAGAGTTGTGGCCATGTCCCCCCTCCTCAGGAGTTATCGGCGGAAGAAAACTTAACAGAGTTTAGTTTCGATGGAAACCCAGGTCAGAGGCCCATCGATCGCCTTTATCGCAATCGAAATAGGCTTTGGATCATGGAACTAACGGAGGAGGTCGGGCCGGTGGCCCGGCCTGCAACGCCGGCGGCCGCAGGGGCCGGTCCGCGGAGGCCGGAAACGGAAGCGGGCCCGGCCCCCTGGCGAGGGGTCGGGCCCGAGTCTTCGTCGGTGCGTTGAGGTATGACTACCCGCTGGGTCCACCCGCTGAACCGCAGTCAGGCCGTCATGTTGTGCGCGACGGTCCGTGCGAAGATCGTGCACGAAGGGGAACCGGGCGGTTCCCCCCGCGCGTCAGGAGAGCTTGCCGCCGTAGTCCGGGAGCTTGACGGTGCGTTCGGCGTGACCCCCGACCAGGTCGGTGGGGCTGTTTCCGATGTTGGCGATGATCGTGTAGCCGCGCGCCTCGATCTCCGCGCGCTTGGCCGTCTTGTAGGTGCTGACCTCCTCGAAGAGGTCGGGCAGGTCGCGGACGTAGAGCCCCGACACCGGGTAGCCGACGGCCTTGAGGTTGTACTCGGTGAGGGAGTGGATGATGCCGGGGCGGGCCGTGACGAAGAAGACGGCCACGCCGCGCGCGTGGGCGTACTGGGTCAGGGCGCGGACCTTGGCGATGGCGGGCGTCGGGTAGGTCCAGAACCAGTGGAAGTCCGTCTCCAGCGAGGTGTTGTCGATGTCGAGGACGAGGGCCGGCTTCTCGCCGGCGGGCGAGTTCGCGATGCGCTGCTCGATGGCCGGACGGGCCGCGTCGACGGCGGCGGCCACCTCCCGCTGCCAAGTGGCGTAGTCGATGCCGAGTATCGCCGCGTTCCCGCCCGGCGCGGACGCGTTCGCCGATGAGGAGACGGGCGCGGGCGCGGCGACGGGGGCCGCCTCGGCCGCGGTGGCCGGAACGAGCGTCAGGACGGCGGCCGCTGCGGCGAGGCCGGCGGCGGCGGTACGGGGCGTTCTGGTGCGGCGGGACAGGCGCATGTGGGGTGCTCCTCGGTCGCGAATTGACATGGACGTGACCAGAGTTGGCGAGAACCGCACCCATGTCTACTGGCCGGTAGGAAACTTTTCGCGACCGATCGGTGAATGATCAAGCCAAGTGCGCGCGGACCGGGGCCACCGGGACCATCGGGACTACGTGTCGCACTCCAGCACCGTCCGGCACAGACCGCACCGCGCCCGCAGCCGTCCGCCCACCGGGACCCGCAGCCGCTGCCCGCACACCGGGCAGGGGAAGCTGACCCGCAGTCCCGGGCCGGAGGCCTCGCGCTCGAAGCGGTACGCCGACCCGCCGGGCGGGGTGGCCCCGGTGCGCCGCGCCCTCGCGTACCGCCGCCGCGCCAGCGGGCCCGCGGCGGCGAGCGGCGCCCGGCGGTGCTCCCGGGCCGCCAGCGCGCTCCCGCGCACGTAGGCCTCGTACGCCTGGGGGCTGGTGAACCACGGTGACGGGTCCTCGCCCAGCAGTGCGGCGCGCTTGGCGAGGACGTAGCCGAACTCCTCCGGCGTCAGGTAGCCGAACCTCTGGTGGGTGAGGGCGTCCTCCCGGTAGGCGTCCAGGAGCAGCCAGCCCGCCCCCAGGTAGGCGGCGGCGGTGTCGGTGAGGATCTCGTTCTCCACCGGATCGGGGAAGGCGAGTTCCAGCCGGTGCAGCAGCACATGGGTGACCTCGTGCGACAGGGCGGCCGCCAGGTCCCGCCGGTGGGTGCGGAAACGGTCGTTGACCTCGATGAAGTACTCCGGCCCCGCGGTCAGCTCCACGGTGGCCGCCTCCTCCATCGGCCGGAAGGCGACCACCATGCGCGCGTCCGGCAGCCGCAGCGCGCGCACCATCGCCGAGGCCACCCGCTGCGCCCCCAGGTGCAGGTCGTCGGAGGCGTCGAAGGCCGCGTCGGCGGGGGAGAAGCTCGTGGCGTAGGCGCGGATCCCGTCGGCCGACATGCGGCGGAAGAGCGCGGTGATCGAGGCGCGCACGACCGCCAGGTGCGGAAAACCGTGCTCGATGATCGCGCCCGGCCCGCCGTTCTCCTCCATCGGGTCCTCCTTACCGCAATCCCTGTCGCGCTGACGGCAGTTGGCCGAAACTGCCTTCTTGTTGGCCGCCATCCTCCTGATGTGTCATGGACCCGTCATTCCCCGATGACGCGCACGGCCCAACCCCCCACGAAAGGCAGTGTGTTGACTGTGTCCAGCCTTGTGCGATTCATGAAGCGCACCCTCGCCGTCGGCGCCGTAGCCCTCGCAGCCGTCAGCCTCCAGCCCGGCACCGCCTCCGCCGGCCCGGCACCCGTCGTAGGCGGCACCCGAGCCGCCCAGGGCGAGTTCCCCTTCATGGTGCGCCTCTCCATGGGCTGCGGCGGCGCCCTCTACACCCAGCAGATCGTCCTCACCGCCGCCCACTGTGTGAGCGGCTCCGGCAACAACACCTCCATCACCGCCACCGCCGGAGTCGTCGACCTCAACAGCTCCAGCGCCATCAAGGTCAAGTCCACCAAGGTCCTGCGGGCCCCCGGCTACAACGGCACCGGCAAGGACTGGGCCCTGATCAAGCTCGCCAAGCCCATCAACCTGCCCACCCTCAAGATCGCCGAGACCAAGGCCTACGACAACGGCACCTTCACCGTCGCCGGCTGGGGCGCCACCCGCGAGGGCGGCGGCCAGCAGCGCTACCTCATGAAGGCCACCGTCCCCTTCGTCTCCGACGCCGCCTGCAACGCCGCCTACAGCGACCTCGTCCCCGGCGAGGAGATCTGCGCCGGCTTCCTCGACCAGGGCGGCGTCGACACCTGCCAGGGCGACTCCGGCGGCCCCATGTTCCGCCGCGACAACGCCGGAGCCTGGATCCAGGTCGGCATCGTCAGCTGGGGCATAGGCTGCGCCCGCCCCGACTACCCGGGCGTCTACACCGAGGTCTCCACCTTCGCCGCCCAGATCAAGAGCGCCGCAGCGACCCTGTAGCCCCCGCAGCCCCCGTACCGCCTCGTCCTTCCGGCCGGGTACGAACCGGCCGGAAGGACGAGGCGCACCCGTTTCCACCCGCGTAGCGTCGGCTGACGGACCGCAAGGCCGGAACACCGCCGTCCGCGCCTCGCGACACCCTCCCGGCGGCCCGCCGTGCGGGTGCGGGCCGACGCACGCACCGGTCCCATGGGAGGAAACCGGTGGCAGCGGGCGACAGCCGGGCAGGTGGCGCATGGCGATCAGCGTGGTCATCGCGGACGACCAGGAGATGGTCAGGACCGGCTTCCGGATGATCCTCGAAAGCCAGCCGGACATCGAGGTCCTCGCCGACGTCGTCGACGCAGGAGCCGCCCTCGCCGCAGTCGCCGAGCACCGCCCCGACGTCCTCCTCCTCGACATCCGCATGCCCAGGCTCGACGGCCTCGACGTCACCCGGCGCCTGTCCGGCAGCGACCGGCCACGCATCGTCATCGTGACCACCTTCGACCTCGACGAGTACGTCCACGCAGCGCTCCACGGCGGAGCGTCCGGCTTCCTCCTCAAAGACGCGAGCCCGGCCATGCTGGTTGAGGCCGTACGGGCGGCAGCCGTCGGCGACTCCCTCGTCTCGCCCGCCGTCACCGTGCGACTGCTGCGCGAAATGGCGCCGAAGACCCCGGCCGCCCAGGCCCGCCGCCCCAGCGAACCCCTCACGGAACGCGAGCGCGACGTCGTGCGCTGCCTCGCCCGCGGGATGACCAACGCCGAGATCGCCGGCGAGCTCTACGTCTCCCTCTCCACCGTCAAGACCCACCTGGCCAACGTCCAGGCCAAACTCGACGCCCGCAACCGCGTCGAGATCGCCGCATGGGCCCGGGAAAGCGGCCTGGCCCTCACCAACACCGCCAAGCACGCCGCCACCGCCACCGCCGTCCGCGTCACGCTGCGCACCGTCCCCGCCGGCCTCGAGGTCCGCATCGCCGACGACGGAGGCCGCCCCGCCCGCCTCTCCGAAAAGGCCCGCGGCGGCGGCTACAGACTCGCCGGCATGACCGAACGCGCCGAGGCCCTCGGCGGCCACTTCACCGCGGGCCCAGCCCCGGAGGCGGCTGGGTCGTCACCGCGGTCCTGCCCCTGTGACCCGACCGCCGTCTCACAGGCCGACTACCCCCGCGACCTGCGCGCCCGCGCCACGTATTCTCGACAACCATGAACATCAGCGACCTCGACAACGGCACGGGCAACGGCAACGGCACGGGCCGCGCCGCCGACGGCATCGACGAGAGCGTCACCGCCGAACTCGCCCGCTTGCGGGACAGCATCGACAACATCGACGCGGCCGTGGTCCACATGCTCGCCGAACGCTTCAAGTGCACCCAGCAGGTCGGCCACCTCAAGGCACGCCACCAGCTGCCCCCCGCCGACCCCGGCCGCGAGGCCAGCCAGATCGCCCGGCTCCGCCAGCTCGCCGAGAACGCCAAGCTCGACCCCGCCTTCGCCGAGAAGCTCCTCAACTTCATCATCGCCGAGGTCATCCGCCACCACGAGACGATCGCCGCGGGCGAGGAGTAGACACTCGGGTCCGGCCGCCCACTGCGGCAGCATGGGCCCATGTCCGCACTGAAGCGCAACGAAGCGCAGCTCCGAGCCCAGCTCCTCGACGTCCACCACTACGCCGTCACCCTCGACCTCACCGGCGACGACGACACCTTCGACTCCACCACCGTCATCCGGTTCACCGCACGGACCAGCGGCGACACCTTCGTGGAGCTGAAGCCGGACACCCTGCGCTCGGCGACCCTCGACGGCAACCCCCTCGACCCGGCCGCCCTCGAAGACAACCGGCTGCCGCTCACCGGCCTCACCCAGGGCCCCCACGAGCTGCACCTCGACACCCGCATGCGCTACTCCCGCACCGGCGAGGGCCTGCACCGCTTCACCGACCCCGCGGACGGGCACACGTACGTCTACAGCCAGATGTTCCTCGACGACGTCCAAAGGGTCTTCCCGGCTTTCGACCAGCCCGACCTGAAGGCCGTCTTCGAGTTCACCGTCACCGCACCCGGCGACTGGACCGTCCTCGCCAACGGCATCACCACCCGCCTCGCGGACCGCGACACGGACGGCGCCGGCATCTGGCAGTCCGCCCCCACACCCGTCATCTCCACCTACCTCGCCGCCGTCGCCGCAGGCCCCTGGCACAGCGTGACCACCGAGCACGCCGGACTGCCCTTCGGCATCCACTGCCGCCAGTCCCTCGCCCCCCACATGGACGCCGACGCCGACGAGATCCTCTCCATCACCAAAGCCTGCTTCGACCGCTACCAGGCCAAGTTCACCGAGCCCTACCCCTTCGACTCCTACGACCAGGCCTTCGTCCCCGAGTTCAACGCCGGCGCCATGGAGAACCCCGGCCTCGTCACCTTCCGCGACGAGTTCATCTACCGCTCCGCCGTCACCGACACCGAACGCCAGTCCCGCGCCATGGTCATCGCCCACGAGATGGCCCACATGTGGTTCGGCGACCTCGTCACCCTCGCCTGGTTCGACGACATCTGGCTCAACGAGTCCTTCGCCGAATACATGGGCTACCAGACCCTCACCGAAGCCACCCGCTTCACCGACACCTGGACCGACTTCGGCGTCACCCGCAAGCCCTGGGGCTACGACGCCGACCAGCGCCCCTCCACCCACCCCGTCGCCCCCGCCCCCGACGACGTCCCCGACACCGCCTCCGCCCTCCTCAACTTCGACGGCATCTCGTACGCCAAGGGCGCCTCCGCCCTGCGCCAGCTCGTCGCCTGGCTCGGCGAGAAGGACTTCCTGGCCGGCATCAACACCCACTTCGCCCGCCACAAGTTCGCCAACGCCTCCCTCGCCGACTTCATCGACTCCCTCGCCGCCCACACCGAACGCGACGTCCGCGGCTGGGCCGACGCCTGGCTGCGCACCACCGGCATCGACACCCTCACCCCGCGCATCGAGGACCCCGAAGGCACCAACGGCTGGACCCTCACCGTCGACCACGACGGCAGCCGCCCCCACCACATCGCCGTCGGCCTCTACGACCACGACCCCGTCGACGGCCGCATCCTCGAACTGCGCGAACTCCTCGACCTCGACGTCCCCTCCGACGAGATCATCTCGGCCGGCGGCGCACGCCCCGCACTGCTCCTCCTCAACGACGCCGACCTCACCTACGCCAAGGTCCGCCTCGACGAAACCTCCCTCGAAACGGTCCTGCGCGGCCTCTCCGGGATCCCCGAGGCCCTCACCCGCGCCGTCGTCTGGAACTGCCTGCGCGACATGGTCCGCGACGGCGAACTCGGCCCGCAGGACTTCCTGGCCACCGCGGCCGCACACCTGCCCGCCGAACACGACCTCGCCATCGTCCAGGGCGTCCTCACCTTCGCCCGCAACGAAGTCGCCGTACGCTACGTCGCCCCCGAGGACCGCACGGAGGCACTCGCCACCCTCACCGGCATCGCCCGCGACCTCCTGCGCCGCACCGAGGACGGCTCGGAGCCCGGCATGCGGCTGACCGCCGTACGCACCCTCGTCGGCAGCGCCACCCAGCCCGACACCATCGCCGCCTGGCTCGCCGACGACACCGTCCCCGGCGGCCCCGCACTCGACCCCGAACTGCGCTGGCGCATCCTGGGCCGCCTCGCCGTCCTCGGCGCCATCGGCGAGAGCGAGATCGACGCCGCCCTCGCCGCCGACCCCAGCGCCACCGGCGAGGAAGGTGCCGCCCGCTGCCGCGCCGCCCTCCCCACCCCCGAGGCCAAAGCAGCCGCCTGGGACCGCCTCTTCCACGACGACAGCCTCTCCAACTACCTCTTCAGCGCCACCGCCCAGGGCTTCTGGCAGCCCGAACAGGCCGACCTCGTAGCGGAGTACGTGACCCGCTACTACCCCGAAGCCGTCGCCCTCGGGGCCCGCCGCGGCCCCGCCATCGGCGAAGCCGCCGGCCGCTACGCCTTCCCGGCCCACGCCGTCGACGAGGCCAACCTCAAGGCCGGCCAGGCCTGCCTCGCCGACCCGGACGTGATCCCGCTCCTGCGCCGCAAGCTCGTGGACCAGCTCGACGACCTGGCCCGCGCCCTCCGCATCCGCCGCCGCTAGCCCTGTGGGCGGCTCGGCGGAACGGGGGGCCGGGGCCGGGTCCTGCGGGCGGCTCGGCGGAAGGGGGCCGGTGCCGGGTCCGGGGCCGGTCCGGGATGTCGTCCGGGACTGCATGATTTATGGCGCCCTGGCGGGAACGGCCCGCAGAGCGAATCACGCGCCAACAAAACACGTTCTACGTCCCGGACAACACCCCGGCCCACCCCCGGCCCCGACCCCGGCGGGCGGGTCCGGCTCGCGAGGCCGGTGACGGGGGCGGGGCGGGGTGCCGGCCGGGACGTAGAACGTGATTTGTTGGCGCGGCAGGAGCCTCTACGGGCCGGTCCGCTTCAGGCGCCATAAATCATGCAGTCCCTGACGGCACCCCACCCCGGCCCCGGCACCGGCCCACCCGCACCGCCGATTCGGACAAACCCCGGCGGTTACCCCATTCGGGTCTGATCGTTGTACTGACCGGGTGCCACTACCGCACCCCGGCCAGCCCCCGGAGGTCCCGTTGACAGCGCCGCACGGCACCCGGCATTCCGGCCGGCCGGAAGACCCCACGACAGCGCCGCACGGCAACGCGCTCGCCGGCGGAGCCACCGGCCCCCAGGCCCTGCGCCCCCTCCTCGACACCGTCCTCGACGCCCTCCGCACCGGCGCCGCCGAACGCCGCGGCCCGCTCCCCGCCGGCGGCCCCGACGCCGTCACCGCCCACGTCCGCACCACACTGGGCACCGTACTGCCCGACCACGGCACCGGCGACCACGAAGCCCTCCGCACCCTCGTCCACGCCCTCGCCGCCGGCGCCGCAGACCCCGCCGACCCCCTCTGCGCCGCCCACCTGCACTGCCCGCCGCTCGCCGTCGCCACCGCCGCGGACCTCGCCGCCGGCGCCCTCAACCCCTCCCTCGACTCCTGGGACCAGGCCCCCGCCGCCTCCGCGATCGAAGCCCTCCTCACCCGCACCCTCGCCGCCGAGTTCTACGACACCCCCCACCCCGACGCCCTCGTCACCACCGGCGGCACCGAAGCCAACCAACTCGCCCTGCTCCTCGCCCGCGAACGCCACGGCCCCCGCCTCACCGTCCTGCACGGAGCAGGCGCCCACCACTCCGTCCCCCGCGCCGCCTGGCTCCTCGGCCTGCCCCCCGCCACCGAACTCCCCACACCCGCCGGCGTCCTCGACCCGGCCCGCCTCGCCGAGGCCCTCGCCACCACCCCCGGCCCCACCCTCGTCACCGCCACCGCCGGCACCACCGACGCAGGCCTCATCGACCCGCTCCCCGCCATCGCCGACCTCTGCGACCACCACGGCGCCGACCTCCACATCGACGCCGCATACGGCGGCCTCCTCGCCCTCAGCCCCCGCCACCGCCACCGACTCGCCGGACTCGGCCGCGCCCACTCCCTCACCGTCGACCTGCACAAACTCGGCTGGCAGCCCGTCGCCGCAGGACTCCTCGCCGTCCCCGACACCGCGCTCCTCGCCCCCCTCGCCCACCAGGCCGACTACCTCAACGCCACCGACGACACCGAAGCCGGCCTCCCCGACCTCCTCGGCCGCTCCCTGCGCACCACCCGCCGCCCCGACGCCTTCAAGATCGCCACCACCCTGCGCTCACTCGGCCGCGACGGCCTCGCCCACCTCATCGACCGCACCTGCGAGCTCGCCCAGCACCTCGCCCAGCGCCTCGACGCCCACCCCGGCTTCGAACTCCACGCCCCGCCCACCATCAGCACCGTCCTCTTCCGGCCCACCCACGCCACCGACGACGAGCTCGCCACCCTGCGCCGCGCCCTCCTCCACCAAGGCCGCGCCGTCCTCGGCCGCACCCACGCCGACGGCCGCCTGTGGCTCAAAGCCACCCTGCTCAACCCGCACACCACGGCGGGAGACCTGGACACCCTCATCGCCCTCCTGGAAGGCAGCACCCACCGATGACCGCCCAGCTCGATGCACCCCACGACCTCGTCGGAATCGGCATCGGACCGTCCAACCTGTCCCTCGCCGCCCTCGCCCACGGCCTCCCCCAACAAGGAGCCGGCGAACTCGCCACCGCCTTCTACGAGCAGCGCCGCGACTTCCGCTGGCACCCCGGACTCCTCATCGACGGCACCACCCTCCAAGTCCCCTTCCTCGCCGACCTCGTCACCCTCGCCGACCCCTCCAGCCCCTGGAGCTTCCTCAGCTACCTCAAGCACAAGGAACGGCTCTACCCCTTCTACTTCGCCGAGCAGTTCCACATCCACCGCGCCGAATACGACGCCTACTGCCGCTGGGTCGCCGGCCGCGTCCCCGGACTCCACTTCGGCCACCAGGTCGACGCCGTCCGCTGGAACCCCGAACGCGACCTCTTCGAAGTCGACTTCACCCAGCTCGACCCCGCCGGCGAAGCCGAAGCCCTCGGCCGCACCTACACCCGCAACCTCGCCCTCGGCATCGGCACCGCCCCCCACGTCCCCGAACCCCTGCGCCCCCTCGCCGAAGCCCCCACCGTCCCCGTCATCCACTCCGCCGACTACCTCGACAACCGCGAGCGCATCCTCGGCGCCGAACACGTCACCGTCATCGGATCGGGCCAGTCGGGCGCCGAAGTCTTCCTCGACCTGCTCCGCGCCCGCCCCACCGGCCGCGAACGCCTCACCTGGCTCGCCCGCACCCCCTCCTTCGCCCCCATGGAGTACTCGAAACTCGGCCTCGAACACTTCACCCCCGACTACACCCGCTACTTCCACTCCCTCCCCGAACCCGTACGCGACCACCTCGTCCCCGCCCAATGGCAACTCCACAAGGGCATCGACACCGCCACCATCGCCGCCATCCACGACGAGCTCTACCGCCGCACCCTCCACGGCGGCTGGCCCGACGCCGTCCTCACCCCCGGCGTCACCGTCCGCACCGCCGGACGCGTCGCCACCACCAAGGTCGAACTCCACCTCGAACACGCCGAACAGGGCGCCCGCTCCCGCCTCACCACCGACGCCGTCGTCCTCGCCACCGGCTACCGCGAACGACCCCTCACCCGACTCCTCGCAGGCCTCGACCCCTACCTGCGCAAGGACTCCTCCGGCCGCCCCCGCATCGACGACCGCTACCGGATGGTCCTCGACCCCTCCGTCACCGGCAGCATCTTCGTCCAGAACGGCGAACGCCACACCCACGGCGTCGGCGCCCCGGACCTCGGCCTCGCCGCCTGGCGCAGCGCAGCCATCCTCAACACCCTCACCGGCAAAGAGCCCTACCCCCAGCCCCCGCGCACCGCCTTCACCACCTTCGGCCTCGAACAGCGCGAACACACCCGCCCCCGCCCCGCCGGCGAACTCCTCCCGCTCGTCGAGCACCCCTGAGGGCCACCCCACCGGCCGGACCAGACAGCGGCCCTCCGGCCGGGCGACCGCCCACCCCCCCGGCCGCGCCTCCCCGTACCGGCACTATCGTCGCCGTCATGCAGCGCAGCAGTACCGACGGGGTCACCGTCCTGTGGCAGACCGCCCCCGCCCCCGGTCCCCTCACCGCCGTCCTCTCCTTCGGCACCGGGGTGCGGGACGAGACCGCCCCCACCCTCGGCGTCACCCGCCTCGTCGAAGCCCTCGCCATGACCCGGGTCGGCAACCGCCCGCACGAGTTCGGCAGCACCGTCGGCGAAGAGATGACCCACTTCATCGCCACGGGAACCCCCGACGACATCACCGGCTTCCTCCTCGCCGTCTGCAGCGCCCTCGGCGACCTCCCGCTGCTCGACACCGGGCACACCACCCGCCTCCTCGGCATCCACGCCCCCCTGACCTGCGACCACCGCGGCTCCGCACCCCTCGACGCCCGCTACGGGCCCCACGGCCTCGGCCTCCTCGCCCACCAGCGCCCCGACACGTACGCCCGGCTCGGCCCCGACGCCGCCCGCACCCACGCCGCCACCCACTTCACCCGTGGCAACGCCGTCCTCACCCTCGACGGCCCCCCGCCCGCCGGCCTCAGCCTCCCCCTGCCCGCCGGAACCCGCCCCGACCGCCCCGCCCCCCGCCTGCGCGCCGACACAGCCGGAACCTGGCAGCACCGCCAGGTCGACACCGTCTCCCTCCTGCTCACCTCACGCGCCCACGAACCCGTCGCCGACGCCGCCTGCCACGTCCTCGGCCACCGCGTCGAGCACAGCACCCACCGCACCCGCGGCATCACTGACGAACCCACCCTCCACCGATTCCTCCGTGACCGCCTCACCCTCGACCGCGTCCTGGCCCTCCACCCCGCAGACGGCCACGCCGAAGAAGCCGCCGAGATCCTCTGGCAGGAAACCCTGAACCTCGCCCGCCGCGGCCCCACCCGCGACGAGCTCGACACCTTCACCGCCCACACCCGCGCCCAACTCGACTGCAGCCACAGCCACTGGACGGCACTCCACCGCGCCTTCACCGCCGAACACTTCGGCATCCCCCACCACGACAGCGGCACCCTCCTCGCCCAGCACACCGCCGTCACCGCGCAGGACGTCACCGACTACCTCCGCCGCGCCCTCACCGACGCCGTCCTCGTCGTCCCCCTCGACGCCTCCCCCCGCCTGACCACCCTCCACGGCACCCCGCTGCCCAGTTCCACCTGCTGGCGCTTCCACGGACAGCACACCCCGACGCCCGGCACCCGCTTCCGCATGAACCCCCTCCGCCGAGCCACCACCCCCCGCCACGAACGCGCCGAGTACGTCCTCACCTCCTGGGGCCTCGTCGCCCGCGACGCCCAGGACGAGCACCCCATCCGCTTCGACGAGATCGCCCTCATGCGCCACGACGGCCCGGGCCGCATAGTCCTCGCCGGCTGCGGCTGCACCCAGCACGTGTACCCCGACCACGTCGCACGCGGCGAACGCCTCATCGCCGCCCTCGACGCCGCCGTCCCCGCACACCTCGTCCGCACCGACGCCTGAAACACGGACGGGGCCGCCGCCCGCCGCCGCGGACACCGGCCCCGTCACGAGTGAGGGCGAACTAGAACACCGGCACTCCCGCCCGCGTCAGCCGCCAGTCCACCGAAGCGAACTGCGCCGGGTCGATCGTTCCCTTCGCCTTCACCCACTGGATGATCGTGTTGCGGATCTCGTCCGAGTTCGACCACAGCTGCTTGGCCTGCGGCACGTGCGGGAAGTTCCCGCCGCCCGAAGCACGGTAGTTGTTCACCGCCAGCACGAACTGCGCCGCCGGATCAACCGCCTTGCCCTGGAAGGACAACCCCGAGATCCGCGAACCCGCCGGCTGCGCGATGTCGATGTCGTACGCCAGCCCGTACACCGCGTCGTAGTTGTAGTCCGGGATGTTCTCCGCGTTCGTCAGCTTCGCCGGATCCACCGCGTCACCCGGCGCCGTCCGCACGAAGTACCGCGCCGAGTACTCCAGGTAGTCCTTCAGCTGCGCACCCGTCAGCAGCCGCGCCTCCATCGTGTTCTCGAACGGGTACAGACCCGCCGCATCCCTGATCGTCACCTGCCCGGCCGGGATCGCCGCCGTCCGCGAGAAGCACGAGGCCTGCGACAGCACCGGCAGCGCCGCCCACTGCGTACCCGCCAGAGCCGTCTTCACCGTCTCCGCCTGCACGTGGTTGATCAGGTCGATGATCGCCACGTCCTTTACCGGGCCCTCCGCCGAGGACATCACCTGCGTCGAGGTGCCGATCACCTGGTTCACGTACGCCACGACCTTGCGGTGCTCGTCCGACAGCAGCCGCGTGATCTTCGCGTCCTCGGCCACCGTGTTCGAGTTCAGGACCTTCGCCGCGACCTTCGCCACCGACCAGCGGCCCTTCTCCCACACCAGCTCGAAGTCGAACAGCGTCAGCCGCTGCCCCCACTTCAGCGGCTCCGACAGCACCACGTCCTTGCCGGTCGCCTTGTTCTTCACCCGGTACTCCGGGATCTCCGTGTGCGCGTGCCCCACCAGGATCGCGTCGATCCCCGGCACCTGCTCCGCCACCAGCGCCGCCGCGTTCTCGATGTACGGCAGCTGGTCACCGTACGAGGACGTACCGCTCGACCCCGAGTGGGCCGACACGATCACCACGTCCGCGCCCATCGACCGCAGCTTCGGCACGTACTTCGCCGCCTGCTCCTCCAGCCCCGGGAACGTCATCTTCCCCTGCACGTTCGCCTTGTCCCACAGCGCGATGCCCGGGTTCGTCAGCCCCAGCACCGCCACCTTCACGTCCCGCCCGCAGGGCGTGCGCAGCTTGTGCATGCTGTACGGCGCGAACGCCGGCCGCAGCGTCTTCGCATCCAGCGCGTTCGCCCCCAGCAGCGGGAAATCGCACTGCTCCTCGAACTTCCGCAACACCGGAATGCCGTAATTGAACTCGTGGTTCCCCAGCGCCGCCGCGTCATAGCCGATCGCGTTCATCGCCTGCGCCATCGGGTGCACCGGACCGCGCCGCGCCGTGATCGGATCGACCTTGGCGTAGTAGTACGACAA includes these proteins:
- a CDS encoding HAD family acid phosphatase, which produces MRLSRRTRTPRTAAAGLAAAAAVLTLVPATAAEAAPVAAPAPVSSSANASAPGGNAAILGIDYATWQREVAAAVDAARPAIEQRIANSPAGEKPALVLDIDNTSLETDFHWFWTYPTPAIAKVRALTQYAHARGVAVFFVTARPGIIHSLTEYNLKAVGYPVSGLYVRDLPDLFEEVSTYKTAKRAEIEARGYTIIANIGNSPTDLVGGHAERTVKLPDYGGKLS
- a CDS encoding S1 family peptidase, which gives rise to MKRTLAVGAVALAAVSLQPGTASAGPAPVVGGTRAAQGEFPFMVRLSMGCGGALYTQQIVLTAAHCVSGSGNNTSITATAGVVDLNSSSAIKVKSTKVLRAPGYNGTGKDWALIKLAKPINLPTLKIAETKAYDNGTFTVAGWGATREGGGQQRYLMKATVPFVSDAACNAAYSDLVPGEEICAGFLDQGGVDTCQGDSGGPMFRRDNAGAWIQVGIVSWGIGCARPDYPGVYTEVSTFAAQIKSAAATL
- a CDS encoding chorismate mutase, which translates into the protein MNISDLDNGTGNGNGTGRAADGIDESVTAELARLRDSIDNIDAAVVHMLAERFKCTQQVGHLKARHQLPPADPGREASQIARLRQLAENAKLDPAFAEKLLNFIIAEVIRHHETIAAGEE
- the pepN gene encoding aminopeptidase N, which translates into the protein MSALKRNEAQLRAQLLDVHHYAVTLDLTGDDDTFDSTTVIRFTARTSGDTFVELKPDTLRSATLDGNPLDPAALEDNRLPLTGLTQGPHELHLDTRMRYSRTGEGLHRFTDPADGHTYVYSQMFLDDVQRVFPAFDQPDLKAVFEFTVTAPGDWTVLANGITTRLADRDTDGAGIWQSAPTPVISTYLAAVAAGPWHSVTTEHAGLPFGIHCRQSLAPHMDADADEILSITKACFDRYQAKFTEPYPFDSYDQAFVPEFNAGAMENPGLVTFRDEFIYRSAVTDTERQSRAMVIAHEMAHMWFGDLVTLAWFDDIWLNESFAEYMGYQTLTEATRFTDTWTDFGVTRKPWGYDADQRPSTHPVAPAPDDVPDTASALLNFDGISYAKGASALRQLVAWLGEKDFLAGINTHFARHKFANASLADFIDSLAAHTERDVRGWADAWLRTTGIDTLTPRIEDPEGTNGWTLTVDHDGSRPHHIAVGLYDHDPVDGRILELRELLDLDVPSDEIISAGGARPALLLLNDADLTYAKVRLDETSLETVLRGLSGIPEALTRAVVWNCLRDMVRDGELGPQDFLATAAAHLPAEHDLAIVQGVLTFARNEVAVRYVAPEDRTEALATLTGIARDLLRRTEDGSEPGMRLTAVRTLVGSATQPDTIAAWLADDTVPGGPALDPELRWRILGRLAVLGAIGESEIDAALAADPSATGEEGAARCRAALPTPEAKAAAWDRLFHDDSLSNYLFSATAQGFWQPEQADLVAEYVTRYYPEAVALGARRGPAIGEAAGRYAFPAHAVDEANLKAGQACLADPDVIPLLRRKLVDQLDDLARALRIRRR
- a CDS encoding pyridoxal phosphate-dependent decarboxylase family protein, with the translated sequence MRPLLDTVLDALRTGAAERRGPLPAGGPDAVTAHVRTTLGTVLPDHGTGDHEALRTLVHALAAGAADPADPLCAAHLHCPPLAVATAADLAAGALNPSLDSWDQAPAASAIEALLTRTLAAEFYDTPHPDALVTTGGTEANQLALLLARERHGPRLTVLHGAGAHHSVPRAAWLLGLPPATELPTPAGVLDPARLAEALATTPGPTLVTATAGTTDAGLIDPLPAIADLCDHHGADLHIDAAYGGLLALSPRHRHRLAGLGRAHSLTVDLHKLGWQPVAAGLLAVPDTALLAPLAHQADYLNATDDTEAGLPDLLGRSLRTTRRPDAFKIATTLRSLGRDGLAHLIDRTCELAQHLAQRLDAHPGFELHAPPTISTVLFRPTHATDDELATLRRALLHQGRAVLGRTHADGRLWLKATLLNPHTTAGDLDTLIALLEGSTHR